The Vigna angularis cultivar LongXiaoDou No.4 chromosome 9, ASM1680809v1, whole genome shotgun sequence DNA window GGTAAAAGTTAATTCCAAATATTTTTAGCTGAAATAgttaataagtaaaaataatattaatataatttaagttgtgtatatgtaaatttaaaataaaatttacatatttaaagttattactttattattaattttaaataaaaaatatatagctTCGTTTGTTATGCATACCTTCTgatatatattctttatttatttataattgttttctcCTTGacgaataattttaaaatgatttctcttggaaacatatatttttaacaatagaCTTGTGAATAAGGTGATAAAATTAGGAACTTAAATTTGAGTTTGAGTttcaaatttactataaataaaaaaatttaagcaataaataaaagaaagttaaGATTTTGAGTGGAAAATAACATTGATTTATGGAAAATAACAATCGTAATTtctttttacatccatttgatattgtattttttatttaatttttacaaaaaataaaaattaactttcgTTAAATggtaataaaatgatattaataatttttttattgtgaataatttcTTTGAAATATCTAAGATAAATAAACTGAAATTATGTATTTGATAGATTCTCATTAAACTTGTCAAACTAGGATTCTTAAAAGCTGGTATACGTCATTGTTATGAATGGtcataacattttatttttttcataaataaaactacACAGACACACTGATATCACATAATAACATATCTCACTTTTCAATATGTTTATCAAaccaatataattttattatgttatttttttcctaattttattatgttattttttttctgctttCACTTCCTTCCATCTCTCGTCACcttcctcattttttttatgtaatttacaaCCATATCGTTTTTTATCATCCTagataaccaaaaaaaaaatatttttaaacatctttatacatattttttatgaatccaaattttaaatagataacAACTACTGCATAATTAACAAACACATCCAACTTTAATTCAAGTTTTAACAACAATTCATAAGTTATAAAAACATAACTATTCTAAACATGGATAACTATAACTAAAATATAGAATAAGATTGATCAAATCTTAGGTTTTGCATCTCGTGGAACTTgcttaaattgttttattaccGATGGAGGAGTAAATTTATCACTTTGACCACCAAAAATGGCAATAAGAACCTTTATACCTGAAAATAAGATCAATACTTTTTGCTTAGAAGTACAAAAGGATCCCTAAacaaaatatgtaaattaagaaataatctaaaatgaaaactcatacTTCGGAAGTCATTCacttgagaaagaaaaaagaattagtTTGTTTTAAAAGTCTCTATTTAAAccatatattttatcataaaatcttttaaattttctacaaaaatcaatactttataaatagttttcaaCAAAACATActattgtttctttttaaaactaaaaactgTAAAAAGATCATATTTGTCTTAGTTTACTTTCATTCCTGTAAGATTAGTTGAAAGCTGTAGATAATAATTTTGTACATATTATGTGTGCAAGttccataaaaaattatacttagAGCATTCTCCATGAAAATTTCTTACacgatttttttaatatctcaAGAATATTGATAAATGACACAGATAAGTGGAAACCACTCAGAGCGCCAACAAATTTAACATCAGAATGCAATACTATTTATAGACAAGCCAcgatttttattaattgaataaaataatagcGATTGATTTACAACTCAGAAAACACCTAAAAATGGTGGCTATGCGGTGgcaaaaatgaattttgaaaaaaagaaaacaacatttttttttctaatcagCCATAAAAAGACAAGTATCATTAAGTGAGAATTAATGGGTGAATTAGTAATCAAATatctattataaaatttatcttatattataaaaacttaaTCATAATAtagaaacttaattaaatatattacaaagcaggtatataaagagaaaaatcagaaaaataaaacataacaaactCAATTACAAAACTGTtataactaaattcaatttatagAAAATCTATGctaataatatgttaatatcAAATTTAGTTTCCAAAAAATCTATGCTAATAATATATCTCTCAAGTTGTACGATAAATGTAGGAATTAGATGGTCTGCAAACAGGATTGAATATTAAGGATTTTTGAAAGCGTTTACAAACAcaataaaaagatgaaagaaatgaaagtttgtttttatactggttcactcaagTTACGTTCAGTTTTCCTTTAACTACTCTTAAATGGTTCCGTTAACTTTATCAAGTTAGAACCAGTTTCACCACTCCTGGTTTTACAATAGTCTAACTGGCTAAGCCCGTTTAACTCTTCTTAGTTAAACAAACCAAGTGTTTTAAATCATTATTGATTATCTAAAAATaacaaagtgtttttaaaacaaGTACATGTGAAAAGCTCTCTTAGAGAGAATATTGATCAATACAAAGTAGATCTGGAAAGACTTGTTATTTTATCAAAGCTAGATGGTGCACTATGAAAGACCAAAAATTTTGGCAAcgtaaaaatatttgtaattaatttgttattcTCTTCTTCATGTGGTCTTTTATTTATAGGTAACTTTGAAAAAGATATGTTACTATGGAGCATTGACTTTGGTAAAGTTGTTGTAACATTTTTATACATTGTCAGATACTACTTTGTCTATGTAAAGAAAGTGTATTCTTATTGGTCAAACAGAAAGCATTGAAGAAACATTCCTAAAATGTCTTTGTATTTCTCAATGTCCTTCTAAATCAGcacaaaacatttaaataaagcATTCGTCCTTGAAGAATTTGCACATATAAAGAGAAACTACACAAtagacaaaaaatattattcatacattggattcaaaattttaaacgtTTATTATAGCGTTTAGTGTAGTCTATGTACTATAGGGTttcatatgattttttctctataTCATTTAGGATAGTGTATCGCATTTAGGATATTGTTTAGATAAATATGGTgtttaacatgttttcctaTATGGTCTTTTTGATAAACACTATTTCGTTAGACgattttgttaaatttcaaaataaagggTTTCTAGACGATCTTGTTTTATTAGAAGTAGCTTTGATAAACAAATATTGATTAGTGGAAGAGTGTTTACAATTAAAGGATAAAAGAGTGATAGAGAAAATACGGTGTCTTGCCTGCTGGCTTGCTTGAAACCATACAATGACTTGGAAAGTTTACAAACCTAAAAAGAAGTAGGCGGAAGAAACCTAGGAGGAGGAACCATATAAACCTCCTCGGGAAGCTCTCCACGAAGAAAACTATTATTTAGATAAAGCTGGTGTAGAAATCACCCTTTAATTGTTGCTATGGCTAGGAGAACACACATAATGGTGATCTTTGCAACTAGGGAGAATGTGTCAAACTAATCCACTCCCTTTAACTGAGTATAGCCCTTGGCCACTAATCGGGCCTTGTATCTTTAAACTATTCCATCTATATGATATTTTACCTTGTAAACCCATTTATAACCAATGGAACTCTTTCCTTGTGGGAGATCAACATTAGACTAGGTTTTATTTTCCTGTAAAGCTTGCAACTCAACATTCATAGTGTTTTGACAACAATCCAATTTAGATGCTTGGGAGAATGTTGTAGGTTCAAAAATGTAAgtaacaacaaaatttttttcttataagatGTATTATGTTGGGTATAATCAAGAATGGATGACAAAGAATGCATACAAGTACTTTTAGTAGGATATGTAGAACTGCTAGAAGTAACCACAAAATGATAGTGAAAATCAACGAGGTAAGAGTGTGGTTTGCAAGAACGGGTGGACTGTTTAGTATGTGGAGAAGGTGGGGCAAGAGAACTAAGATTTTGATCAGATGTTGTAGTAGATGGAGTGTCTACAGCAACAGGTTGAGGTATAAAGGCAGAAACATACATGTTATTTGCATTAGAGGATATATTGGGTAAGAGAGGAAATGTAGAAGAATTTGAGGAAGGAGTGGTGGATGTATGAAATGGAAACATAGATTAATAAAGAGTAATGTttcttgaaagaaaaatttCATGAGTATGGAGATCATATAAAACATATTCTTTAGTACCTTCCTTATATCTCAAGAAAACAGTTTTGCTTGCACGACGTTAAaatttagttatgtgattttgaAGAGTAGTTGCATAAGTAAGGCAACCAAAAGCTTTTGAATGGATCATGTTAGATGGTTTATCGTATAACAATGCAATAATGGAGTAGGCAGGCGATTAATTATATGAACAACTTGTTGAACTTCATAAGACAAAAATAGTTAAGGTAGAGTTTATCTTGGTAAAACAATGCTCGAAcaacatttaaaatatgttgccatgaagaatataaatttttttatctgatTGTGTTACACTAGTATGATGAGACAATTTACTTGTTTGGTAAAATGACAAATGTGACAAGAAAAGTAgtataataataagaaatgaaagaagattATTGAGAGataatacaaaatatgaaataagaaaGCATATACTCTTGAGAGAGAGTAAGGTGTAAAGCAAACGATTTCAAAACAGATTACTCGTTTATTAGATAGAGAagtccatcaaaattttatgatttgtcTACCATTTTAGTACTAAGACACTTAAAagtgaattatattttataattatgatatgGGTTTAATGtgatgtataaaatatatatccaaaataaagtattggaatcttttttattaattaatatgttaaataaattcGAGTAGGAAATCTAATTAGTGTGATTTGAATTATTCCGATAGTATCTTATCcatatatagatattttatttatacaaaaataaacagcCATGTAAGTTGCTTCAAATGGACATTTGGACGCAGGAAAATTAGAAATAGCAGTGAACAACGcccactttcttttctttccctcACACAAACCTATCTATCTTATCTTTCGCCACACATATAACCTTAAACTACCGACTCTATCAACTTTTCTTTCAAGTAAATATATATCTATCTTTTCAGTGACGTGAGAACTTTATCAGGGTATTCAGTTCTTCATATTAGTTTCCAAAAAATAGAAACTATTACTTTCTACACAAGAAAGTAAGAGATAAACACTCTCTGAGATAGAAACAGAACGAGACCAAAATCACAAGACTTTTCGAACAATTcagagaaaataaaacaaaagatttgGTCTGCCCTTAATATGATAAGGAATGGCACTGAATCACCGCTGTCTATATCTATTGCAACTTATAGTGTGAAAAGGGTACTAATTAAGTGTCTTATTTTTATTGTGCATATCTACTCATCCAATCCATTAATgtttaaactattatattatgattattaccTACTTAATTATATTCTCTTATTGGATGTACCAAGACTCCTTCTTATATATCACTACCTTGTTGTTTGATACCACACCCTAgtcaatttctatttttattaaagtaattatgTTTGAAGTGAGTTATTATAATACACTAATGAGAAGTTTAAAGTATTTGAAGACAACCATATCTTCAAAAGATTTACAGCTTTCATTTCTTCTATGTTTATATTCtaactttttcaataaaatacctcatttttttaagaaatgatTCATTATATCTACTGTCATTAAACTTAAAACTacattaatttctatttttattaattgtacaCTTACTTTCacttgatttttaattattttatctatttagtaaaaacaaaaaacattggttatatatttttatagagaGCTGATTCTTTAACACTTTTATTCTCTTCCTCTTAACAActtcatataataatttttatttaataacttaatttaaactaaatttatcattaatttaatgttttattattagaCACGATTTTCAAATGAGAGTATTTATAAAAATCTGTgtcaattaacttttttaaattaatatatacattaCAAGAAAATCTCTAAACAGAAatcaatcaattttaattaaaaatcaatttaaacatcaatattttattaatcaaaatcttcatactaatattacaaattaaattaaagtttaattcataaatggattataattttttaattataatattaatagtttttcatttacaaattgatatctaaattagtgaatataatgattaattattttcagtttttaaaattaatttatatttaagaatTGTTTTGTAATACTATGTGTCAACACCTCAGTTGAATAATTGAGGttgtgttttcatttttattatctttaattttgttttcttttggaaGCATATAATAAGTAAACTACTTATCATacttttataaagtaaaaagttTAACACATCACAAGAAATCTCTGAGAAACTTCCATTGCATGATATATCATATAGTTCGGAAAGAGTTACTATCTATCTTTACTATGAAAGACAACTTCCTTTTCTCTTAAATTTCCCTATTTATTACATTTGCATCCAAACATAGTCGAAGAGAATAACTGTGGATATTTGAGAAACAATCCAGCCCTAGACAGCTATATATATCATCCTTTTCTAAGAATCTCTTGTCGAGATTAGGGTATATATTTACTTCTTGGTGGAGGTTGAAAACAACAAGTGTGTGGTTTTGTTTCCATTTGCGTTATTGTTCTGATACATGTAACTCAATGAGATGGTGCAGAATAAATATCCCAGGTTAGAGCATGGCTTTTCCAATTGTTATAATTCGTCAGTTCCTTTTCTTACATCTGGTCGGATAAAAAGTGAAAGGAAAGTTGTATTGAGTGTTAGATTTTGAGGTCTTTTTCCACCATTGGAAGGGAACACAGTGACCCACACATTCTGCATTTCCATTGCATTGCACATCAAAATTCAACTCTCTGTCTCTGAAACCAAACCTAACTAAGTCTTCGCATGATAACTCACAACTCGGTCTGAGTGGAATGCAAAATCTAAGCTACCAAACTCATGATTTTCTTGCAATTGACTCGTGCATAATTGGAACCTTTTCTTGTCGTCTGGGACATGTTAATTCGTTTCCTGTTCCTTGACAGTGATCACACGCGCACACACACTGATAGAACATACGTGCACTAATTACGTGAATTAGTGGTACATTAATGCTTCAGGTTCCATCAATGCTTAATGCTTTGAATGGTGAACGAGAATGAAGGGTCGCAATTTGTGAATAGCAAGCAATATAACTAAGTGATGATCTAAATATACACAGTTGTATAGAAGGTTCGTTTGATGAAATCGTGCCTCGGCTGAGCCACTTGGCTATTGCGGCTTCTGCAACCTCTCCTTCTTATGATTATCATTGTTATGTTTGATTTCATGTCCTTAGCTGAGAAAGTAAAAAATTCTTCacacttctaaaatattattacaaattaatgcatggaaataaaagaattattattattgctgAATGACTTTTTTTCACACATTTTGAATTATATCAGAAGTTGATTATGTCTGGAAGTATATATAGTAATTGATTATCCTCCCTTACTCCAATAATTGATTGTCTCTCTTCTTCGACTGATTACTCTTTcgatattgaaaatatattatatgaatttattaagtaatattaatttattcaattttaatttttaaaaatatacctTATGTGAATTTGATctaaataagatattaaattattttatattaatataaaattttgtgtaCATATTATCATGTAactataaaatttgaaaataaaatctaataaaaagtataatagcTTATTTTCCTTGTGTAATCTTATGACCATGTGCATATATACTCACtgtgtaatatttttaatatacttaaaatttggaattaaaaaagaaaaattatgaaatctATTAATAAGACTCAATAttgtttaaacaaaaataaatgtttttttagttattaataatattattcataGTTTGTGTATATACAGGCTTTGTAGCAGTAATTCAAAATACGTATAACTATTTGatttaagattaattttaaataaaatttaaatctatgACACTATTAAATGCatataattatttcttaaacTGTTTCATTTTAtgaagattttaatatatagatttttaaatttatggcattaaaattaattgacttaattatatttattactttcgatcagttaaatatatttatttcttatatagttgttaaaaaaatcactttttacaTTCATAAATAGAATAGTAGGAActataagataaaattttattaccTATTCCGAGAATTAATAGATAACTCATATAATTTGTAGGTAAGATAATTTTACTTACGAATTACCTACAAACAAAATTTGTAGGTAAAGTGACTCTTTACTTACAAATTTATTGATAGATAGTTGCATGTGGatttattagtaaataattGTGCTTTATTAGTTTAATgatcttattttttttgtcttatgcAAATCTGAACATTAAAATAcatcataaaagtttaaaatattaatatatagcaagaaattatataatatctAAGAATTAGtcattaaagtaaataatttcaatattcaatATTTGTACCTATATTTAACAACGTCAAATACCGTACTAGACACGGGTAGGTTTATTAATTTAGCTAGAAATGCGAAAGCATCATTATACAAGATGAGATCCTAACTAGGTCAACACCTCAGCTTATATCAATCACTTGCTTCTCTTTTGCTTCCAAAGACTTTATGTGAATTTGTATATAACTATCTATAGGTAActcacactagtaaaaaatgacGTTTTTAACTCGTACATTATGACTCGGTTTTTACTGAATCGAACCatatcaaaacgcggtggcagtctcgtaattttaaaaaacattatatgcCTCGATTGTTAAGCAATCAGTGTCTAAAAATAATACTGGTTCGGTTATCAgagtgaaccgaggcataaccCTCACGTAGCAAAGATACGGCCTCGGTTGGCATGGACCCGAGGCATATTGGGCTTTAAATCGGCCTCGATTGGCATGGACCCGAGGCATATTGGGCTTTAAATCGAGCAAAACCTGGGTAGCCTAATCATTTCCCCAAAACACCTCTCCTCTTCTCCGCCTCTTCTTCGCCTCGCGATATTCTCCTCTTGCGATGTGCGATGTGCGACGACGGTGGACGCGGCGAGGCAGCACCGACGGTGGATGCGGCGGCAGCGAGGACACAGCGACGAGGATGCGGCGGCAGCGAGGAAACAGCGACGAGGACGCAGCGGCGGCGAGGACGCGGCGACGAGAACGCAACAGCGACGAGGACGCAGCGGTGATGGAGGGAGGTGACGGAGGGAAGATCTGGGCACATGGAGGGGCGGAGGGCAGATCTGGGCACATGGAGGGCCGGAGAGCAGATCTGCGCGCATGGAGGGGCGGAGGGCAGATCTGTGACGAGCGGAGAACCACCCGAGGACGGAGGATTCATGGAAGGAGGGGGAGCAGAGGAAGTCAGTGACGGTAGCGAGGAGGGTGGGGACGGCGGAGGGGGAGCAGAGGAAGTCAATGATGGTGGATGCTGGCAACCTTCGTGGGGGAGATGGTGGTGGTCGAAGATGCTTTTGTTGGGGGAATAACAGAGAAACCCATGTgcgaagaggaagaaatttgatCTAAAACGCTTCAGCTTAAGTCCATCTTCATCTCTGCTTCTGAGTTTCTGCATCTGAGTTTCTTCTCATTAGTTGTTGCTATTATCACTTTGGTTTTGTGGGTTGTAATTTGGACATTGGTTTTTTATATGTATGAGTTCATGATGTTTGCTGCTTCTGTAGACAGATTTTTGACATTGATTGTTGTAATACTGTGTCTTGTTTGATTCCTGTTATggttttcttgtttgttttagaTTCTTGAGCTGAAATTGGGAAATCTTGAGTTTGTTTGGCATGAATGAACCGAGTaaagtctgaaaaaaaaaaaacacacacacgtTATTACCTCGATTATCTAAGAAACGAGGCATATTTCTGTTTCGTTTTATCTCGGtctataaccgaggcataaagcttAACCTTTTTACCTCGGCCAcgtatgcctcggttgtagaaccgatgcctataaacATATACAACCGGTGCCTTTActctttattgtactagtgtcACAATTGTCTTGAATTCGAATTTGAGTTGGGCATTTAAATAAAAGTCCATGATAATTGTCAACAAAGCTatcataaaggaaaaaaaatccaaaagtCAACCGAGTCTATCACGAGTTTCAATCAGGTTGGgttcaaattaatttacaaattttagtaCAGGCGAAAACTCGATCTGGTCCACAAAGAACACGTCTCACCAGttcaaaaaacagaaaaaataaccTACCCCACTTTTAACTTAATAGTCCAGtctaaaacacaatttttttttaaatatttttttttaaatttggggAGAGAAGCTTAATGACACTTCATTCACTCTTTACCTTTGTCTCTTGGTCATTCTCTTTTCCTAAGGTAGTAATGTATAATCTATATTATGATTTAGCTTTTGGGATGAATGACTTATTTATTGtctaaaatgagaaaaaaatttaatatcaaaCATTGTTGGATATAAGATTTAATatcatgtatatatattatactgcttcataaaaaaatatttatcaaaattattctctaaaatttttttatatgatatcaAAATCTTGTGTTAATGTCCATAGTAATGATATTTGTGTTTGTTAGTGATGGAAACCATCTTTAAAGTTTAATGGAGATCCATCCAGGGAGCATCAACTTAAGCTTGGGCTTGGAGAatggaaggagaagaaggacTTCAAAGATTTACACTCTTGTGGAAGATGTGTTTTCAACCTTGTTCTTACTTTCTCTTAAGCATTGTAAATATGTCGTATAGTTcattttaggccttgtatttggTCAAGAactttttttaactttgtttaGAAGGCTCGGTGCCCTTAAGAGTAGCTTAGTGTATCATTGGGGCCTTAAAAAGGAAATTAGTGCCTAAATTGGTTTCATTTTTGGTTTGGAAGCGATTAGTTAAAAGGAGCCTCTTCATTTAATCCTTTGACTAAGTTAGTTAGAGCATCCTCATTTAATGCTTTGACTAGTTAGTTACAAGCATAGGCTCCTCATTTAATGATGGAAAATGCTTTGATTAGTTAGTTACAAGCATAGACTCCTCATTTAATGTTTAGGCTCCTCCTTTAATGTTTTAGGCTCCTTAAGGATTCTTTGTACTCTAGCCTTCTCCTTGACCTATAAAAGGAGAGGCACCCTTTTGTATAATTGTTATAACttcattgaatatagtgaaattTTGTCAAAATTGCAAGTCTCATTTTCTTGAGTTCTCAATGGAGTTGTCTTCAAACTTTAGACTTCTTCTACATTTTCCCTTCAAGGTTGGCCTAACCTCCTTCAAGGATTCACACTAAGACCACACCATTCAAAGCACCTTCATCTCTTCATCAATTGCTTCTGCTACATTATCTAACTTCCATGGTGTTTCATCACTTGTTGAAGAGATTTCTCCATCAGTTAGGCATATTGTTTCACTTGTTATcgaaccacccattaatgtctagttcCATGCACGAGATGTATATTTCTCGGCATAAGGGATGTGTGTTAGAAATCTCATATTGACTTGAGATAAGACTGACttacaatatataagtgagtgcaaacctcacctgaCAAGTAAATTTTGTAGggttaagttaggcttaaagtcaatttcttaacatggtataAAATCTATAGGTTAAAGCCTATCCTAATGAAATTTGTTGTGACACATGACCACTAATAAGGAAAATCCTTTTCATTAGAAGCATGACACATGGTCACTACTAAAGATAAATTATTTCCATTAGGAGCATGCCATATAATAAAACATGTGTCTCACAAAAAGAGAGCAACTTGGAGACCATTCTAGCCAAGGGCACACAAACTTCTAGAAGGTTTGCTCTCCAAGCTAGGGATTTTACCTTAGATCCTTGTCTCTTCTTAGGGCTACACTACAACCCAAGGCCTAAATACAATCCTAAAAGAACTCTAAACTACTTGGTCCATTATACGAGGCCTAAACTAATCATAATCTACTAAGAACTCGTCGATGATCTATAATGATAAGAGCTTGGGCCCACCTTTCGCAGATGACTCCAACTCTTCTTTAGTATGCTTATTCATGGCTAGGGTGTATGTCATCATTGGGTATAAACCATTTGACACTCCAATTGATCAA harbors:
- the LOC108346443 gene encoding vegetative cell wall protein gp1-like; this translates as MQKLRSRDEDGLKLKRFRSNFFLFAHGFLCYSPNKSIFDHHHLPHEGCQHPPSLTSSAPPPPSPPSSLPSLTSSAPPPSMNPPSSGGSPLVTDLPSAPPCAQICSPALHVPRSALRPSMCPDLPSVTSLHHRCVLVAVAFSSPRPRRRCVLVAVSSLPPHPRRCVLAAAASTVGAASPRPPSSHIAHRKRRISRGEEEAEKRRGVLGK